The Episyrphus balteatus chromosome 3, idEpiBalt1.1, whole genome shotgun sequence genome segment aaaaaagaaaattttttttgatacgacgaaaaaaagaaaaataatttgttcCCATCTCAAAACGAAAAACTCATTTACTAACTAATTTTCTCatattctaaataaaatatgaacaaactacactaattttatattaatttcaacATTGTTTCTAAGAAAcgccaatgttttttttttttttttttggtttgcttgtgacttatttttgttttgctttgtgTGTTTCCAATACATTTTTACATtcgaaaaaatttcttcaatataATGAAATAGATTTAATATAtagttaatattaattttagttgttttttttttctttagtagGTAATAGTAGTACTTATcttgagtttttctttttttttcatttttttttttggtagcagCATTAAATTTATCCTCGCACTAAATAGCTTAACCTAAAAAAGCAcaatccttgttttttttttccttactttcgaaagtaacgaaaaaaaaaatataaaacattaaaaaaaaaacaaaccaaaccaaatgccttatacataaattattcaaaaatcatTCAAACCAGCCCTTTGGTTGGGTCTTGCTGCTGTTGATGAtgctgctactgctactgctccTGCTGCTGTTGATACTCCTTCTGTTCCTATTTGTGTAGTTTCTTGCTCCATCGTCTGCCGCTGGTGCCGACGACGCTGCCTGCTTTACATTTTATATTCTAGGATCTTGTTGGGATTCAGAAATTGTTCACGTTGTCCGGCCTCCAGAGCCGATACCGTTCGGCTCAATGaggacattttatttttattgttattgtcCTGGTGATAGCTTGAATACTGATATTGTTGCAATGGTggatgttgctgttgttgttgttgttgctggtgcTGGTGCacctgctgctgttgttgctgctgctgtggCGGTGGATGATGGTGCTGCTGGTGGTGCTGTTGATGGtattgatgttgttgttgttgctgctgctgttgggcATCCTGAATAAATTGCTGACTGCATTCATGGACAATCCTACTGCCGGTATCCTCGTTAAGACCTTCACCCATATCACCATCGCGATTATGGGACTCACGTATGCACAATTTGGTGAATAGCCATATTCGACATCGGTATAGCAAATAGCAGCCAAAATGTACGACAAACACAAAGAGGACTGCACACACGGTCACTACGATAGCCTTGCCTGGTTTTGTCCAATCCAACAGGGGATAGATGGCTGTTtgattttttctacaaaaaaaaaaaaaaaatatgaaaaaaaaagaatggttTAAAGGACATGGAAATAAAGAACAAGGATAATGTCAATTTTTTACATCATTGGAATGTGGGTAGTTGTATACGTACCTATCTGTGCCACCTGCCAAGAAGTAGATACCTGTAAAGATGGCATACGACAAACCAATGCCCATTGTCCAATAGGCATGCGACAATTTAATTGGATGTCCAACGATGGCCAAATCGGTTAACATTATCACAGAGTTGAATACATGGACCATGATGTTGAGGGCGTCAACTCGATGGATTTCTGGTTACAAAAAAGAGGATAATTTGAATTATATTTATGGGAATCGGGAAAATAAgagatatgaaataaaaatcagTTGGTATgggtttttatgaaattgttttagtttattttcgaaaactcgGAAAAGTACGAAAGTAAGCCACTCTTATGAAAACTTAATCTGATCAATTTCCGCTTGAAACgagttttgattttgattttttcgaaattttattttttttttcttatattcggaagcagatattttcggatcaaggtctcgaaacaagatttggtttacagatacagggtgtcccaaaagtaatggatcaaacgaaatatgctgataggttaacttaagggctctcagaatttggtaacttgttcatcccaaatccttacggttttcgatttaatgcaattcttgtaaaatttcgaaaaatccctactttgcaacagtattttgtttCCTGCgcccatttgattttttttttttttttaattcttttacaaaaacattggcaaataattaggaacaactaattaatcaaaatgtttttttttcccatacgccatttcgctgcaaattaactaacagttttaAGTTTTAGGAAGAATCAATTTCTAAcatttatttgagagcaacaccgcaaaaaaaatttgtacggtgtgaaaatggtttattattttaaaaagttgccctgttattctagttttcaaaaatgtataaaagttctCAAAGTTGCAGTTATATCGCATagtattacaatttgaattcaacaaaacagggtttttcagaacaaaaaacaaccaaaaataaacacattttctcgaactgttatttgtttatttttctttgaacaaaagcctctatttttgtttgtatttttgctctgaaaaacactgttttgttgaattcaaattgtaatattatgcGATATAACTGCAGCTTTgggaacttttatacatttttgaaaactagaataacagggcaactttttaaaataaaaaaccatactcacaccatacaaattttgtttgcggtgttgctctcaaataaatgttagaaattgatttttcataaaacttgaaactgttagttaatttgcagcgaaatggcgtatgggataaaaaacattttgattaattaattgttcctaattatttgccaataattttgtaaaagaattttaaaaaacaaaaatcaataatgggcgcaggaagcaaaatactgttgcaaagtagggatttttcgaaatttcacaagaattgcattaaatcgaaaaccgtaaggatttgggatgaacaagttaccaaattctgagagcccttaagttcccctatcagcatatttcgtttgatccattacttctgggacaccctgtatatgagtTGGCAATaaataggcctatccatttatgttaaaaaattacaaatctatacttttttaagattttcgatgaccccttgcctaaaaataatgtattttcaaaaaagttctctaAATCCATCAAATGGTACATTACAAGAATGGCCTTtttgagctctattcataactgataaccaaaagttttttgaacgtctggttgctgaattacaTATTTGCAagcgattttttttgtatgtttttttttacattcggaagcagatattttcggatcgaggtctcgaaacaagatttggtttacagatatgagttggCAATAAATAGGCCTATCCAgttatgttaaaaaattacaaatctatttttttaagatttttgacaaaaaatcaaggtccttgcctaaaaataatgtattttcaaaaaagttctctaTATCCATCAAATGGTACATTAAAAGAAAGGCCTTtttgagctctattcatagctgaaaaccaaaagtttctttgacatctggttgctgaattatttggtattgaaatatttttttccttaaattttttttttgttcagaaccATTCGGAACCAGATATTTTCGAATCAAGGTCTCGAAACTAGATTTGGACAGATAAgagctcacaatgaataggcctatccatttatgttaaaaaattacaaatctattttttaaagatttttgacaaaaaatcaaggttaaccaacccttgcctaaaaataattattttcaaaaaagttctctaAATCCATCAAACGATACATTAAAAGAATGGCCTTtttgagctctattcataactgataaccaaaagtttcttgaacgtctggttgctgaattacaTATTTgcaagcgatttttttttttgtatgttttttttttacattcggaagcagatattttcggatcgaggtctcgaaacaagatttggtttacagatatgagttggCAATAAATAGGCCTATCCAgttatgttaaaaaattacaaatctatttttttaagatttttgacaaaaaatcaaggtccttgcctaaaaataatgtatttccAAAAAAGTTCTCTAAATCCATCAAATGGTACATTAAAAGAAAGGCCTTtttgagctctattcatagctgaaaaccaaaagtctCTTTGAcatctggttgctgaattatttggtattgaaatatttttttccttaaattttttttttgttcagaaccattcggaagcagatattttcggatcaaggtctcgaaactagatttggtttacagatatgagttggCAATaaataggcctatccatttatcgtcgcctgagaattgttttgtcgtatacgccaattttagaattttgggaaatcgcaatttaaggtttgagcttttataaaaaaaaaactggccgatagatttttttcaatttttaatagaatattttgtgcgatatcttcttcatatttatgttgtcaaaattgtcacatctattttagttttcaaattatcaaggttttcatccaaaatcagtttgtcgtaaacgccaccaaaatcaactttttttccaccccgtacacgtacgacaaagtaggcgcACGTACAACATTCCaacactaaaaaataaataataaaatgttcacagttcgtttttatttattaattaaacatttagaaaatagtttcttattacatagaagtagtattggtttgacttagaggctcaattattaaaataaatagatttaaaataaagaaaaaccaaaaaatatgaccataaacataaaaaaaatttaaaaaatgtcttaacaaaaaataaaagtcatccttTGGCTatgaaatttgaaagaaataaaataaaaataaaccaagtttggttaaattaataaattaatatatggtcataaataaaagtaaattaaataaatatcaaactaaagaatttattctaattttttgatttgacgcttcataatattcttggtctgatttaggcataaatatgaaaaggcttttaatatcaataatcttatccttagttaccgagttagatttttttagtaatttgaagacattggctgaacaaatttacaggagttgctatggtagactttttatatgttttaaatatgttttaaatatgagcttttatattccacttttctaccgctcgctttataaaatagtgtaaaagtatcatcaatttgcaaaacaataacgtaaatttagcgaagaacaatggcgccttaaaaaaataattttcgaccagcaggtgttttttgcgagcgggtgcaataacaaaactcacagcaactCTTTTTCGCCTCGTTCACGACAACGCGCGTGAACAAAGAGGCGCCACGGGCTCGGCGCCCACGACTACAGTCGacttgttgatcttgtgtgttcgatacaagatcaataagtatacagcaataaaacagcaacctttttttcactttacttcgttgaagacagcgcgctcgaacgaagtgacaagatcaataagtgtacaacaataaaacaataaaactgcgaccttttttcacttcgctcAAGACAACGCGCTTGAACGAAGCGGCGCCCGCGACCGTCGGTTGACTTCTTGATCTTGTGTtcgatagaagatcaacaagtgtacatatttataagcggtacttgcgaccgaggatgaggtcaagtatctagcggcagaaacaaacgacaagaaccatgacaaaattaaatacaacatttgagatgtctctcagatg includes the following:
- the LOC129913732 gene encoding protein rolling stone encodes the protein MMVSKLWNSCFPEFSSEHVHRHNFYLCQWQRNTQVRIVYLFYRWITAITCLAALVCSLLDIGRTEEQFEHHYAKWWIYLTHWGLLACTIQAWLGAWIVTQGMMVEREDFEIVRQAKKSRLHHLYWVMYTVATVYSFIITMCYWLLVHNPEIHRVDALNIMVHVFNSVIMLTDLAIVGHPIKLSHAYWTMGIGLSYAIFTGIYFLAGGTDRKNQTAIYPLLDWTKPGKAIVVTVCAVLFVFVVHFGCYLLYRCRIWLFTKLCIRESHNRDGDMGEGLNEDTGSRIVHECSQQFIQDAQQQQQQQQHQYHQQHHQQHHHPPPQQQQQQQQVHQHQQQQQQQQHPPLQQYQYSSYHQDNNNKNKMSSLSRTVSALEAGQREQFLNPNKILEYKM